A stretch of Castanea sativa cultivar Marrone di Chiusa Pesio chromosome 2, ASM4071231v1 DNA encodes these proteins:
- the LOC142624900 gene encoding uncharacterized protein LOC142624900 has protein sequence MPVEAALEDPACEKLEEIVIDDDPEKFFQVGAQLPSQEKKEMVIFLKRNIDVFSWNAYEAPKVDLNFICHHLNVNPEVSPKKLPHRRSYKEHFDVVKVEVNKLKQAGAIKEVFYPKWLANTVVVKKKNGKWHIFVDFTALNKACSKDPFPMSRID, from the coding sequence ATGCCCGTGGAGGCAGCGTTAGAAGACCCTGCATGTGAGAAACTGGAGGAAATTGTTATAGATGATGACCCGGAGAAATTTTTTCAGGTCGGAGCTCAGTTGCCTTCCCAAGAGAAGAAGGAGATGGTTATATTTTTGAAGAGGAACATCGATGTATTCTcatggaatgcttatgaagCCCCCAAGGTAGACCTAAATTTCATTTGCCATCacctaaatgtcaacccagaAGTCTCCCCAAAGAAGCTACCACATCGGCGTTCATATAAGGAGCATTTTGATGTTGTTAAGGTGGAAGTAAACAAGCTCAAGCAggcaggggctatcaaagaagtgttctACCCGAAGTGGTTAGCCAATACAGTagtggtaaagaagaagaatgggaagtggcaTATATTTGTCGACTTCACAGCTTTGAATAAAGCTTGTTCCAAGGATCCTTTCCCCATGTCTCGGATAGACTAG